A stretch of Lysinibacillus agricola DNA encodes these proteins:
- a CDS encoding ABC transporter ATP-binding protein: protein MSSSNAVVLENIGKIFGSFKALNNVNLEVQTGKIFGLLGPNGSGKSTTLDIIMGFKKPDNGKVSLFGQNITNGRLVREKIGLMLQETALFPYLTVKETLQFFASLYEKSFPIDELLKMLKLESSVNKQVRKLSGGQRRKLDLGVAMIGLPKLLILDEPTTGFDPVSKHETWETIKKLRDSGTTIVITTQIMDEAEYLCDKLAILINGEVVIQEEMQLIKDNYNNKYNKQSSVVIHFAEETKLILESFPDAIKLDEHGCRWMILNQDVAKVTQEVHQIAAKEKIKVDDIDVKDSSLEEIFIELVKDSEGADKVEKLV from the coding sequence ATGAGTAGTTCAAATGCTGTTGTTCTAGAAAATATTGGTAAAATATTTGGGTCCTTTAAAGCTTTAAACAATGTCAATTTGGAGGTGCAGACCGGAAAGATCTTCGGTCTACTTGGACCAAATGGATCCGGAAAATCAACAACTTTAGATATAATAATGGGCTTTAAGAAGCCTGATAATGGTAAAGTGAGCCTTTTTGGACAGAACATAACTAATGGACGATTAGTAAGAGAAAAAATTGGCTTGATGTTACAGGAAACAGCCTTATTCCCGTATCTAACCGTAAAAGAGACATTACAATTTTTTGCTTCACTTTATGAGAAATCCTTCCCAATAGATGAACTATTAAAGATGTTAAAGTTGGAGTCATCAGTTAATAAACAGGTTAGAAAATTATCTGGTGGGCAAAGAAGGAAGTTAGATTTAGGGGTGGCCATGATTGGACTTCCAAAGTTATTAATATTGGACGAGCCTACGACAGGCTTTGACCCTGTATCAAAACATGAGACATGGGAAACTATCAAGAAGCTAAGGGATAGTGGCACAACGATAGTTATTACAACACAGATCATGGATGAGGCGGAGTACTTGTGCGATAAACTCGCAATACTAATAAATGGTGAAGTTGTTATACAGGAAGAAATGCAACTAATAAAAGATAATTATAATAATAAATACAATAAACAAAGCAGTGTCGTTATCCACTTTGCTGAAGAAACAAAATTAATATTGGAGTCATTTCCAGATGCTATAAAACTGGATGAACACGGATGTCGCTGGATGATACTTAATCAGGATGTAGCGAAAGTAACGCAAGAAGTGCACCAAATTGCCGCGAAGGAAAAGATAAAAGTGGATGATATTGATGTAAAAGATAGCTCGCTAGAAGAAATATTTATCGAATTAGTGAAAGATAGTGAAGGGGCGGATAAAGTTGAAAAGCTGGTTTAA
- a CDS encoding ABC transporter permease, protein MKSWFNLVFVEIKSMYRNFTQGVFVLLMPIFYFLLFGWGNQSSKEFFVYLIPSAILFIIITTMVVNQANNIVLQRDRLLLKRMYGTPLTAFSIISTKVFVSILILVVQTLAIFLLTIYVFDVNIELNIPLFIVVFFISCLFFGLFGFAVANLIPNADSALAVTQVILLAIMLLAIPSSFDVSFGSFLNTISDYNPATFFLEAMYTSFSDNSLKLQWFNLTIVIVWFLLISFIGIKKFRWSDK, encoded by the coding sequence TTGAAAAGCTGGTTTAACTTGGTCTTTGTAGAAATAAAAAGCATGTATCGAAATTTTACTCAAGGTGTTTTTGTTCTTCTTATGCCGATTTTTTACTTTTTACTATTTGGCTGGGGCAACCAGTCCTCAAAAGAATTCTTTGTATATTTAATACCATCAGCCATTCTCTTTATTATCATTACAACAATGGTAGTTAATCAAGCAAATAATATTGTTCTTCAACGCGACCGATTACTTTTGAAGAGAATGTATGGCACACCATTAACTGCATTTTCGATAATTTCAACAAAGGTATTTGTTTCGATTTTAATTCTAGTTGTACAAACATTGGCTATCTTTTTACTGACTATTTATGTATTCGATGTAAATATTGAATTAAATATTCCGTTATTTATTGTCGTGTTCTTTATTAGTTGTTTGTTTTTTGGTCTATTTGGATTTGCCGTAGCAAATCTTATTCCAAATGCTGATTCTGCTTTAGCGGTTACCCAGGTTATATTGTTAGCCATCATGTTATTGGCTATTCCATCATCATTTGATGTAAGCTTTGGTTCGTTTTTAAATACAATAAGTGATTATAATCCAGCAACTTTTTTCCTAGAAGCCATGTATACGTCATTCTCAGATAACTCACTTAAATTACAATGGTTTAATCTAACTATTGTTATTGTGTGGTTCCTTCTTATTTCCTTTATAGGAATTAAAAAGTTCAGATGGAGTGACAAATGA
- a CDS encoding SagB family peptide dehydrogenase gives MNKDKHEVKLLQNIEPYAKTLDMLYHLNSKYTRGLMHRLSPRTSFKQHSTIARTMPKEEDIQLKNVSGNPCNTTFKDVLAIRRSIRDFKPTRLSKSTFTELLRMAVGTIHDETSEEKDEIKNNKFTQGRTYPSAGAIYPIEVYVFAQSIDEIARGIYRYECYTETLVSITKEQKDIENFLNSIMAGFDIQNAHCFILFVSNWRTIKEKYLARAYRLALLEAGHVAQNFCLSASANGLGSVMISSYYDKEIEDVLKLDGINQSIVSMQIIGEPKGE, from the coding sequence ATGAATAAAGATAAGCATGAAGTTAAGTTGCTTCAAAATATAGAGCCATATGCGAAAACATTGGATATGTTATACCATCTAAACAGCAAATATACACGTGGACTAATGCACCGGTTATCACCACGAACTTCATTTAAACAACATAGCACCATTGCAAGGACAATGCCAAAAGAAGAAGATATTCAATTGAAGAATGTTTCTGGAAACCCTTGTAATACTACGTTTAAGGATGTATTAGCAATCCGTCGTAGCATTCGGGATTTTAAACCAACAAGATTATCCAAATCTACTTTCACGGAATTATTACGTATGGCAGTTGGAACGATACATGATGAGACTTCTGAAGAAAAAGATGAAATCAAAAATAATAAATTTACACAAGGTCGAACCTATCCATCTGCGGGTGCAATCTATCCTATTGAAGTATATGTGTTTGCACAATCAATTGATGAGATTGCACGAGGTATATATAGATATGAATGTTATACAGAAACATTAGTCTCCATTACAAAAGAACAAAAAGATATTGAAAACTTTCTGAATAGTATCATGGCTGGATTTGATATTCAAAATGCTCATTGTTTTATCTTGTTTGTTTCAAATTGGAGGACAATTAAGGAGAAATATTTAGCGAGGGCATACCGTTTAGCGCTACTTGAGGCAGGACATGTAGCGCAAAACTTCTGCTTATCAGCATCAGCTAATGGTTTAGGGTCTGTGATGATAAGTTCCTATTATGACAAGGAAATAGAGGATGTTCTTAAGCTCGATGGAATTAATCAGTCCATTGTAAGTATGCAAATTATTGGCGAACCAAAAGGGGAATAA
- a CDS encoding ThiF family adenylyltransferase: MWEFNNIRLNLFLKIVYLNDEKIHLVEKSTNKNLLSVTDTSSNKRLLKLIHAIDKECVFQDELIELYEGLPMKSKNVVKQLVDQHVFIEAKEYNYVQAVQALPSYKLNLNKKIVVLGIGPLGYRIAFTLLQMGVQNMVVVDDAPVTNIDIQMGIGIQKKHLSKSKGLAFIESVEERVINGAHVVQWEYEKKLESVLDKNMFVVVVSENLGSHHLSNIKHLSSNIGFSWMLISSNKEEFIIGPTFIPNDTLCLSCLEMQINLSDCFDNIFGPLYGIVTELAAVEILNTMSGNSRTIGNIIEINPITLTIKNRDVYKLPSCIFCIQK, translated from the coding sequence ATGTGGGAATTTAACAATATAAGGTTAAATCTATTTCTGAAAATCGTATATTTAAATGATGAAAAGATCCATTTAGTAGAAAAGTCAACAAATAAAAATTTGCTGTCGGTTACAGATACATCAAGTAATAAAAGGTTATTAAAGTTAATTCATGCAATAGATAAGGAATGTGTCTTTCAGGACGAACTTATTGAGTTATATGAAGGACTTCCCATGAAAAGTAAAAATGTTGTAAAACAATTAGTTGATCAGCACGTTTTTATCGAAGCAAAAGAATATAATTATGTGCAAGCTGTACAAGCGCTTCCTTCTTATAAGTTAAATCTTAATAAAAAAATAGTTGTGCTTGGAATAGGGCCTTTGGGATACCGAATTGCATTTACACTTCTTCAAATGGGTGTACAGAATATGGTTGTTGTGGATGATGCACCAGTTACAAATATAGATATTCAAATGGGAATTGGAATACAAAAAAAACATCTTTCTAAATCAAAGGGGTTAGCATTTATTGAAAGTGTAGAAGAGCGAGTAATAAATGGAGCACACGTAGTTCAATGGGAATATGAGAAAAAGTTAGAGAGTGTGCTAGATAAAAATATGTTTGTAGTAGTTGTATCAGAGAATCTGGGTTCACATCATTTATCAAACATAAAACACCTTTCTTCTAATATAGGATTCTCCTGGATGTTAATTAGTTCGAATAAGGAAGAATTCATCATTGGTCCTACATTCATACCTAATGATACATTGTGTTTGTCTTGTTTGGAAATGCAAATTAATTTATCTGATTGTTTCGATAATATTTTCGGACCTTTATATGGAATTGTTACCGAACTCGCAGCGGTTGAAATACTAAATACCATGTCGGGAAATAGCCGTACAATAGGAAATATTATTGAAATAAATCCAATAACACTAACTATTAAAAATAGAGATGTGTATAAACTTCCATCATGCATTTTTTGTATTCAAAAATGA
- a CDS encoding LLM class flavin-dependent oxidoreductase, protein MKYGVTFLPDCYPELKTPETWFKDALNIVELIDRVGFESVKITEHFFHPYGGYCGNPSNFLSAAAMRSKNLKLITGCVLPAFHNPLIVASELAMLDAISNGRMEAGFARAYLPYEFDAFKVSMDESRARYVEFIDAIEKLWTEFHTTFKGDFNEFKNITSFPPLTQDNNPQIWVATSASPQSFEWAGARGYNLMVTPTIADFSNFKDFLNIYRSAHEKAGHGKVEQDQIMLAYPMYVHENHETAHRNGKKYLKNYWQVWIDAANTWNDKNSSSYQSYSRMGEFLKTFSYERLVEEKRILVGTPQEVNESINYIKEEFDIGYLSFQVDFGGMPYECTKESIMLFNEKICSANVSDALLK, encoded by the coding sequence TTGAAGTATGGCGTAACGTTTTTACCGGACTGTTATCCTGAGTTAAAGACACCTGAAACTTGGTTCAAGGATGCCCTGAATATTGTTGAACTAATTGATAGGGTGGGTTTTGAAAGTGTCAAAATTACAGAGCATTTTTTCCATCCGTATGGTGGTTACTGTGGAAATCCATCAAACTTCTTAAGTGCCGCTGCTATGCGCAGTAAAAATTTGAAACTAATTACAGGGTGCGTACTTCCAGCATTCCATAATCCTTTAATAGTTGCAAGTGAACTTGCGATGCTTGATGCAATAAGTAATGGGCGTATGGAGGCAGGTTTCGCACGAGCATATCTACCTTATGAGTTTGATGCTTTCAAGGTATCTATGGATGAGAGTCGCGCCCGTTATGTCGAGTTTATTGATGCAATTGAAAAATTGTGGACCGAGTTTCATACAACATTTAAAGGGGATTTTAATGAATTTAAGAATATTACATCATTTCCTCCATTAACGCAAGATAATAATCCGCAAATCTGGGTAGCTACATCAGCATCCCCGCAGTCATTTGAATGGGCAGGTGCGAGAGGTTATAACTTAATGGTTACACCTACAATTGCAGATTTCTCTAACTTTAAAGATTTCCTTAATATATATCGTTCAGCACATGAAAAAGCAGGTCATGGAAAGGTTGAACAAGATCAGATTATGTTAGCATATCCAATGTATGTACATGAGAATCATGAAACAGCCCACCGTAACGGAAAGAAATACTTAAAAAACTATTGGCAAGTATGGATTGATGCGGCGAATACTTGGAACGACAAAAATTCGTCCTCATACCAATCGTATAGTAGAATGGGAGAATTTTTAAAGACGTTTTCCTACGAAAGGCTTGTTGAAGAGAAGAGAATTCTAGTAGGGACTCCACAAGAGGTAAATGAATCAATCAATTATATTAAAGAAGAATTTGATATTGGATACCTCTCTTTTCAGGTTGATTTTGGTGGAATGCCTTATGAATGTACAAAAGAAAGTATCATGTTATTTAATGAAAAAATTTGTTCTGCAAATGTAAGTGACGCACTTCTAAAATAA
- a CDS encoding transposase, whose protein sequence is MTIVKQMSLFDIQELLEMESSRRFDTIFATFDVQPIFQLFSKKTLRGAPRELNYGAMIQSLIIRIVERIPTIKDLIKRLVNDPLFRLDCGFLVSDVVPSEASYSRMIDVISQSDVLDHMQDTLIQTAFIEGFLCDEHLAIDATHFESRDAAKPSEKKEPAPPKKRGRKSKEERNAWLTEQAEIKANQSTYEKEIKDQLDTPLETLWQDVPIEPNWGIKKNSDGKNTFWFGFKGHLAVTTKSQYIVGRLMTSANLSDSKAAIPLLKKGKDLFQGHFKTAILDAGYDYEPIYRQLHAYQMRAVIPYNVRNEGEYLGFDEHFRPACVREHSYCYDSFDEKYRTLKFTRPKECATCPLRNDSLCQKVFKIKCDTDLRKFTYPARGSELWKQLYKERTAVERVNAYLKQYFQLNNVRHRTGRKAKLHFNLVTFIYNACKLAVDRLNALFETQTQAA, encoded by the coding sequence ATGACTATTGTAAAACAAATGAGCCTATTTGACATCCAAGAATTATTGGAAATGGAAAGTTCCCGTCGTTTTGATACGATTTTTGCCACTTTCGACGTGCAACCTATTTTTCAGTTGTTTTCAAAAAAGACATTACGTGGTGCCCCACGTGAATTAAATTACGGTGCTATGATACAGTCACTCATTATTCGTATTGTCGAACGAATTCCAACAATCAAGGATTTAATCAAACGTTTGGTCAATGATCCTTTATTCCGCTTGGATTGCGGTTTTCTTGTTTCTGATGTTGTGCCCTCTGAAGCGTCCTATTCGCGTATGATCGACGTCATTAGTCAATCAGATGTGCTCGATCACATGCAAGATACATTGATTCAAACAGCCTTTATAGAAGGTTTCCTTTGTGATGAACACCTCGCGATTGATGCCACTCATTTTGAGTCACGCGATGCAGCGAAACCTTCGGAGAAAAAAGAGCCTGCACCACCCAAAAAACGTGGACGAAAATCAAAAGAAGAACGAAACGCTTGGCTTACGGAACAAGCAGAAATCAAAGCCAATCAGTCAACTTATGAAAAAGAAATCAAGGACCAACTTGATACACCACTAGAGACACTGTGGCAAGATGTACCCATCGAACCAAATTGGGGCATCAAAAAGAACAGTGATGGCAAAAATACGTTTTGGTTTGGCTTTAAAGGACATCTCGCGGTGACCACAAAGAGTCAATATATTGTTGGACGCCTCATGACATCTGCCAATTTGTCGGATAGTAAAGCAGCGATTCCTCTTTTAAAGAAAGGAAAAGACCTATTTCAAGGGCATTTTAAGACCGCTATTTTGGATGCAGGGTATGATTATGAGCCTATTTACCGTCAATTACATGCGTATCAAATGCGTGCAGTTATTCCCTATAATGTCCGTAATGAAGGCGAGTATCTTGGATTTGATGAGCATTTCAGGCCAGCCTGTGTACGTGAACACAGCTACTGTTACGACAGCTTCGATGAAAAGTACCGAACACTAAAATTCACAAGACCAAAAGAATGTGCAACCTGTCCGTTACGTAATGATTCCCTCTGTCAGAAGGTTTTCAAAATCAAATGTGACACGGATTTACGAAAATTCACGTATCCAGCACGAGGCTCTGAACTTTGGAAACAACTATATAAAGAGCGCACAGCCGTTGAACGTGTAAATGCATACTTAAAGCAATATTTTCAGTTAAACAATGTCCGTCACAGAACAGGAAGAAAAGCAAAACTTCATTTCAACCTGGTGACGTTTATTTATAATGCCTGTAAATTAGCAGTGGATCGTCTCAATGCTTTATTTGAAACACAAACTCAAGCAGCATAA
- a CDS encoding GNAT family N-acetyltransferase, translating to MMYKNSLDGISSDMLNGFFVDWPNPPSPETHLKLLTNSSKVVIALDDHTNHVVGFITAISDGVLSAYIPFLEVLPAYKNKGIGKELVRQMLKELDNIYMVDLCCDDDLVPYYEKFGMIKVNGMVVRNYEMQSGISNK from the coding sequence TTGATGTACAAAAATTCTCTTGATGGAATTTCTTCTGATATGTTGAATGGCTTTTTTGTTGATTGGCCGAATCCACCAAGTCCAGAAACTCACTTAAAGCTGTTAACAAACAGTAGTAAAGTGGTCATTGCTTTAGACGATCATACAAATCATGTAGTTGGATTTATAACAGCGATTAGCGATGGGGTTCTATCTGCCTACATTCCGTTCCTTGAAGTTTTGCCAGCGTATAAAAATAAAGGTATTGGCAAGGAATTAGTCAGACAAATGTTAAAAGAGCTTGATAATATTTATATGGTTGATTTGTGTTGTGATGATGATTTAGTTCCTTATTATGAGAAGTTTGGCATGATAAAAGTAAACGGAATGGTCGTTAGAAATTACGAAATGCAGTCTGGAATTTCAAATAAATAA
- a CDS encoding class I SAM-dependent methyltransferase translates to MTTIWNANLYDQKHDFVSKFGGSLVDLLTPQKKESILDVGCGTGDLAHEIASLGANVHGIDASHDMISAAQQKYPSITFRTMDATTLHMANQFDGVFSNAALHWMKQPDAVIKNIYSALKQGGRFVAEMGGHGNIASIVWALQKSMEEYKRPYIEEYFPWYFPTLEEYQSKLEAAGFTVEMITLYERPTPLQGEDGLRNWLVMFSNNMLQHLSETEKVQIYKKCEELLKPKIYQDHQWVADYCRLRFVAVKK, encoded by the coding sequence ATGACAACAATATGGAATGCCAATTTATATGATCAAAAGCATGACTTTGTTTCAAAATTTGGAGGAAGCTTAGTGGATTTGCTTACACCACAAAAAAAGGAAAGTATTTTAGATGTCGGCTGTGGTACAGGTGATTTAGCCCATGAAATCGCCTCTCTAGGTGCCAATGTTCACGGGATAGATGCCTCCCATGATATGATTAGCGCTGCACAGCAAAAATACCCATCCATTACTTTTCGCACAATGGATGCTACTACACTTCACATGGCAAACCAATTCGATGGAGTCTTTTCAAATGCTGCATTACATTGGATGAAACAGCCGGATGCAGTCATCAAAAACATTTACAGTGCACTTAAACAAGGTGGTCGTTTCGTTGCTGAAATGGGTGGACACGGTAATATCGCTTCTATTGTTTGGGCACTTCAAAAAAGTATGGAGGAATATAAACGACCTTATATTGAGGAATATTTCCCATGGTATTTTCCAACTTTAGAAGAATATCAGTCGAAATTAGAAGCAGCCGGCTTTACGGTTGAAATGATTACGCTATATGAACGCCCAACACCGCTTCAAGGCGAAGATGGGTTACGTAATTGGCTAGTGATGTTCAGTAACAATATGCTTCAGCATTTATCAGAAACTGAAAAAGTGCAGATTTACAAAAAATGCGAAGAATTATTAAAACCAAAGATTTATCAGGATCATCAATGGGTTGCTGATTATTGCCGATTACGCTTTGTTGCTGTAAAAAAATAA
- the ltrA gene encoding group II intron reverse transcriptase/maturase — protein sequence MMLNQILARSNMIQALKRVEANKGSQGVDMMPVQTLRQHILENWESIKAQILAGTYEPQPVLRVEIPKPDGGVRLLGIPTVTDRLIQQAIAQILSKEYDQTFSDNSYGFRPNRSAHDAVRKAKGYMKEGYRWVVDMDLEKFFDKVNHDRLMATLAKRIHDKSLLKLIRKYLQAGVMINGVVSSTEEGTPQGGPLSPLLSNIVLDELDKELEKRGHKFVRYADDCNIYVKSKRAGERTIASVQRFIEGTLRLKVNESKSAVDRPWNRKFLGFSFTHHKEPKVRVAKTSLQRMKKKIREITSRKMPFPMEYRIEKLNQYLIGWCGYFALADTPSIFSRLDSWIKRRLRMCLWKNWKKPRTRVRNLIRLKVPYGKAYEWGNTRKGYWRISKSPILHRTLGNSYWESQGLKSLQVRYETLRYSS from the coding sequence GTGATGTTGAATCAAATTCTAGCACGTTCGAATATGATACAAGCATTGAAGCGAGTGGAAGCGAATAAAGGAAGCCAGGGAGTAGACATGATGCCCGTACAAACCTTACGTCAGCACATCCTTGAAAACTGGGAATCCATTAAAGCGCAAATTCTAGCGGGAACCTATGAACCGCAACCGGTACTTCGTGTCGAAATCCCGAAACCAGACGGCGGTGTGCGTCTATTAGGAATCCCAACGGTGACAGACCGTTTGATTCAACAAGCTATAGCGCAGATATTATCAAAGGAATATGACCAAACTTTCTCGGACAACAGTTATGGATTCCGACCAAATCGGAGTGCTCATGACGCAGTCCGAAAAGCGAAGGGTTATATGAAGGAAGGATATCGTTGGGTTGTGGATATGGATTTAGAGAAATTCTTTGATAAGGTCAACCACGACCGATTAATGGCAACATTAGCGAAAAGAATTCATGATAAATCATTATTAAAACTTATCCGTAAATATCTCCAAGCAGGTGTCATGATAAATGGAGTTGTTTCAAGTACAGAGGAAGGAACACCGCAAGGTGGACCATTAAGTCCACTTCTTTCAAATATCGTGTTAGATGAGCTTGATAAAGAATTAGAGAAACGTGGTCATAAATTCGTTCGCTACGCAGACGACTGCAATATCTATGTAAAAAGTAAACGTGCGGGAGAGCGTACAATAGCAAGCGTACAGCGATTCATTGAAGGAACGCTACGATTGAAAGTGAATGAGTCCAAATCAGCGGTAGACCGACCATGGAATCGAAAATTCTTGGGTTTTAGTTTTACACACCATAAAGAACCAAAAGTTCGAGTGGCTAAAACAAGCCTTCAACGAATGAAGAAGAAAATACGAGAAATTACCTCTAGAAAGATGCCATTTCCAATGGAATACCGTATCGAGAAATTAAACCAATATCTAATTGGATGGTGTGGATACTTTGCGCTCGCAGATACACCTTCAATATTCAGCAGATTAGACAGTTGGATTAAAAGAAGGTTGCGAATGTGTCTTTGGAAGAATTGGAAGAAACCCCGAACCAGAGTCAGAAATCTCATTCGTTTAAAAGTTCCATACGGAAAAGCATACGAATGGGGAAATACTCGAAAAGGGTACTGGCGCATTTCAAAAAGCCCCATATTACACAGAACCCTCGGCAATTCCTATTGGGAGAGCCAAGGGCTGAAAAGTCTGCAAGTTCGTTACGAAACTTTGCGTTATTCATCTTAA